The proteins below are encoded in one region of Sporosarcina sp. FSL K6-1508:
- a CDS encoding leucyl aminopeptidase, whose amino-acid sequence MKTIIMNPDFSKVEAEVLVIGVPEHPENVEGWDGFLSSFSPRLTEWVKSGDIKTEFKSIVKMPSVEISGYERVIFIGLGLQKELTEDRLRQVFAAIGKALASTKTTSAAIWTAPFTNDKLTCEDVVFAASEGIGLGMYKFEGYRTDSNERDVALESLSFLSTADEDALKAAFEVGTVHAHAVNEARTLVNMPPNILTATKMAEYARDVAEKYDFEIDVLGKKEMEELGMGAILAVNKGSVEEPKLIVMKYMATEKWEDVVGLVGKGITYDTGGYSLKTKDGMVGMKGDMGGAAAVLGAMTIIGELRPAKNVIAVIASTDNMVSGDAFKPDDVITSLSGKTIEVLNTDAEGRLVLADAVTYAKQAGADSLIDVATLTGGVIVALGMDKTGALTNDEGFFEEFMQASMETGEFVWRLPLTENDKKRLRKSEVADLNNSPGRDGHMIFGGGFVGEFAGDTPWIHLDIAGTSDATAAHDLGPKGATGVMVRTLATFIERMADTDIEG is encoded by the coding sequence ATGAAAACGATAATTATGAATCCAGACTTTAGTAAGGTAGAAGCAGAAGTCCTCGTGATTGGTGTACCTGAGCATCCAGAAAACGTGGAAGGGTGGGACGGATTTCTTAGTTCTTTCAGTCCACGCTTAACAGAATGGGTTAAATCCGGAGATATTAAAACTGAATTCAAAAGTATTGTAAAAATGCCATCAGTTGAAATTAGTGGCTACGAACGTGTAATTTTCATCGGACTTGGTTTGCAAAAGGAATTGACTGAAGATCGGTTACGACAAGTATTTGCAGCAATCGGGAAAGCGCTTGCAAGCACGAAAACAACTTCAGCCGCTATTTGGACAGCTCCATTTACAAACGACAAGCTAACATGCGAAGATGTTGTTTTTGCTGCGTCGGAAGGAATTGGGCTTGGAATGTATAAGTTCGAAGGATACCGTACTGATTCAAATGAACGCGATGTTGCATTAGAATCATTGTCATTTTTGTCAACAGCAGATGAAGATGCACTAAAAGCAGCATTCGAGGTAGGAACCGTGCATGCGCATGCGGTCAATGAAGCCCGTACGCTTGTCAATATGCCGCCAAATATTTTAACGGCGACTAAAATGGCGGAATACGCGCGCGATGTAGCCGAAAAATATGACTTTGAAATTGATGTGCTTGGCAAAAAAGAGATGGAAGAACTCGGCATGGGTGCCATTCTGGCAGTAAACAAAGGTTCAGTGGAGGAGCCTAAGTTAATTGTCATGAAGTACATGGCAACGGAAAAATGGGAAGATGTTGTCGGCCTTGTTGGAAAGGGAATAACATATGATACCGGTGGTTATTCGTTGAAAACGAAAGACGGAATGGTTGGTATGAAAGGTGATATGGGCGGTGCAGCTGCTGTTCTAGGTGCGATGACGATTATTGGCGAGTTACGCCCTGCAAAAAATGTTATCGCGGTCATCGCATCGACAGACAACATGGTTTCCGGAGATGCTTTCAAGCCGGACGATGTTATCACATCTCTAAGCGGAAAAACAATTGAAGTGCTAAATACAGATGCAGAAGGGCGTCTCGTTCTAGCAGATGCAGTTACATATGCCAAACAGGCTGGTGCAGACAGTCTGATTGACGTTGCGACCTTAACTGGCGGTGTCATTGTAGCGCTAGGAATGGATAAGACAGGGGCACTTACAAATGACGAAGGATTCTTTGAAGAGTTCATGCAAGCATCTATGGAAACGGGAGAGTTCGTTTGGAGGCTTCCATTGACGGAAAATGACAAGAAAAGACTTCGTAAAAGTGAAGTGGCAGACTTGAATAATTCCCCTGGCAGAGACGGCCATATGATTTTTGGCGGGGGATTTGTGGGTGAGTTTGCAGGGGATACACCTTGGATACACCTTGATATTGCAGGGACATCAGATGCCACGGCAGCACATGATTTAGGGCCAAAAGGCGCGACTGGTGTCATGGTACGTACCCTGGCGACATTTATTGAGCGAATGGCGGATACTGATATAGAAGGTTGA
- a CDS encoding Na(+)/H(+) antiporter subunit C, which translates to MEFVMAIVIGILFMAAVYLILSRSLLKIILGTGLLSHGVHLLVLTMGGLSGASPPVLAEGVTDYADPLPQALILTAIVISFGVTAFILVLAYRTYAEHQTDDMNLMKGNDEHD; encoded by the coding sequence ATGGAATTTGTAATGGCTATCGTCATCGGAATCCTTTTCATGGCAGCTGTCTATTTGATACTATCCAGAAGCCTCCTGAAAATCATACTCGGGACTGGCTTGTTGAGTCATGGTGTTCATTTGCTCGTCCTTACGATGGGCGGTCTAAGTGGTGCATCTCCACCGGTCTTAGCGGAAGGGGTAACTGACTATGCAGATCCCTTGCCGCAGGCTTTAATTTTAACGGCGATTGTAATTAGCTTCGGTGTTACTGCATTCATCCTAGTTTTAGCCTACCGTACGTATGCTGAACATCAGACTGATGACATGAACCTCATGAAAGGAAATGACGAACATGATTAA
- a CDS encoding Na+/H+ antiporter subunit D yields MINLLLFPIILPFLFAILLLFFKENIKVQRSLTCIGLLISLVAALFLVAKVKADGVQALTLGSWPAPFGITMVSDMLSALLVTTTILITLFVVLYSFTAIGEERERYFYYPAILFMITGINGAFTTGDIFNMFVFFEVLLIASYLLIVLGGEKRQLRESIKYILVNVISSALFVITVAYLYSVVGTLNMADISVKIAEIGQPGIITVIAILFLIVFGVKGSLFPLYFWLPGSYAAPPVPVLALFGALLTKVGIYAIIRTYTLFFVHDIGFTHGLLSALALLTIIAGCIGALAYFDLKQIIIYNIVIAVGVILFGAAQMNESGVSGAVFYLIHDMLIKGALFLLIGIIIYVTGTSNLRKMGGLMKTHAPLGWMYLIAAFGLAGIPPLSGFIGKLLIVKGAFEAGHVFGSIVILASSLVVLLSVIRIFIYAFWGDPTTVELPKTNRRTYRKMMMPAVALVILSVLFGVGTEWLVPYMTDATDVLLQPSIYIDAVLKE; encoded by the coding sequence ATGATTAATCTGCTTTTATTTCCAATCATATTGCCATTCCTTTTCGCTATTCTCCTTCTGTTCTTCAAGGAGAATATCAAGGTACAGCGATCATTGACTTGTATCGGGCTGCTAATCAGCCTGGTTGCCGCACTTTTCCTAGTTGCAAAAGTAAAAGCAGACGGCGTTCAGGCACTTACACTTGGGAGTTGGCCGGCTCCGTTCGGAATTACTATGGTTTCCGATATGTTGTCTGCATTACTTGTAACAACAACAATCCTGATCACACTCTTTGTTGTGCTATACAGTTTCACCGCAATTGGCGAAGAGCGGGAGCGTTACTTTTATTATCCCGCTATCCTATTCATGATTACAGGTATCAATGGCGCATTTACAACAGGTGATATTTTCAATATGTTCGTATTCTTCGAAGTGCTGCTCATCGCCTCCTATCTTTTAATCGTTCTGGGCGGTGAGAAAAGACAGCTTCGCGAATCAATTAAATACATACTCGTCAATGTCATTTCATCTGCATTATTCGTTATCACAGTGGCTTATCTGTACTCCGTTGTCGGCACATTGAATATGGCCGATATTTCAGTGAAAATCGCTGAGATTGGACAGCCGGGCATCATCACGGTGATTGCAATTCTCTTTTTAATCGTGTTTGGTGTAAAAGGATCTCTTTTCCCGCTTTACTTTTGGCTACCGGGATCTTATGCGGCACCACCGGTTCCCGTGCTTGCACTGTTTGGCGCATTGTTGACTAAAGTCGGTATCTACGCAATCATCCGGACGTACACACTGTTTTTCGTTCATGATATCGGGTTTACTCATGGGTTATTATCCGCATTGGCACTGCTCACAATCATTGCCGGTTGTATTGGCGCACTCGCCTATTTCGATTTAAAACAAATCATTATCTACAATATTGTAATTGCTGTAGGTGTCATTTTATTCGGCGCTGCGCAAATGAACGAGTCCGGGGTATCCGGTGCTGTTTTCTATCTGATTCATGACATGCTTATCAAAGGAGCCTTGTTCCTTCTAATCGGCATCATCATTTACGTAACTGGAACCTCCAATTTACGTAAAATGGGTGGATTGATGAAAACGCATGCTCCTTTAGGCTGGATGTATTTAATCGCAGCATTTGGACTGGCAGGTATTCCGCCATTAAGCGGGTTCATTGGAAAGCTTCTTATTGTTAAAGGGGCATTCGAGGCCGGGCATGTCTTTGGGAGTATTGTTATCCTCGCATCGAGCCTTGTCGTTCTATTATCTGTCATCCGTATTTTCATCTATGCATTCTGGGGCGATCCCACTACTGTGGAATTGCCGAAAACAAACCGTCGGACATATCGGAAGATGATGATGCCCGCTGTTGCATTAGTCATTCTATCTGTGCTGTTCGGGGTTGGTACTGAATGGCTCGTTCCTTACATGACGGATGCAACAGACGTATTACTACAACCATCCATCTATATTGATGCGGTGTTAAAGGAGTAG
- a CDS encoding Na+/H+ antiporter subunit E produces the protein MAFQLLLNFFIALVWMFMSTSFTASTFIIGFLIGLLLIIMTRRFFPDRLYIWRLWATLKLALLFFKELTLSNISVLQVVLRPKMDIQPMIFALPTDLEHDWEITLLSSLITLTPGTIVLNVSDDQKTLYIHAIDVDDVEDAIDSIKNSFEKAIKEVSRA, from the coding sequence ATGGCATTTCAACTATTATTGAACTTTTTCATCGCTCTCGTCTGGATGTTCATGAGCACCTCATTCACCGCTTCGACATTCATCATCGGGTTCTTGATTGGTTTGCTTTTGATCATTATGACGAGACGTTTTTTCCCGGACAGACTGTATATCTGGCGACTGTGGGCGACTTTAAAGTTAGCACTCCTCTTCTTCAAAGAGCTGACTTTGTCTAATATTTCTGTACTCCAAGTCGTCTTACGGCCAAAGATGGATATTCAACCGATGATTTTCGCCTTGCCGACTGACCTTGAACATGACTGGGAGATTACATTGTTATCAAGTCTGATCACATTGACTCCAGGAACAATCGTTCTAAACGTCTCAGACGATCAAAAGACGCTCTATATACACGCCATTGACGTCGATGATGTTGAGGATGCAATCGATTCCATTAAAAATTCATTTGAAAAAGCGATTAAGGAGGTGAGCCGCGCATGA
- a CDS encoding Na(+)/H(+) antiporter subunit F1: MMTFIWICLILVILSIVGLLYRVYRGPSIPDRLVALDAIGVMLISAIALLSILFDTGYFMEVILLIAIMSFIGTVSFSKFIEKGEIIERDRTS, encoded by the coding sequence ATGATGACATTCATTTGGATTTGTCTCATTCTTGTCATCCTATCAATTGTCGGTCTTTTGTATCGTGTATACCGCGGTCCTTCTATTCCAGATCGTCTCGTTGCGCTGGATGCAATCGGCGTCATGCTCATTTCGGCAATCGCACTCTTATCGATTTTATTCGATACCGGATATTTCATGGAAGTTATCTTGCTAATTGCGATTATGTCATTCATCGGAACCGTATCATTCTCCAAATTCATTGAGAAAGGAGAGATAATTGAGCGTGATCGTACTAGCTAA
- the mnhG gene encoding monovalent cation/H(+) antiporter subunit G gives MIVLANILIVFTIVVGIVFTIVTVIGVIRLPDVYTRAHAASKSATLGVLSILLGVFFHFWLKEGHFSIQLLLAIAFLFITSPIGGHLMSRAAYISGVKPTKLTVGDDLAEVVKQAKSKNSSTHQKED, from the coding sequence GTGATCGTACTAGCTAATATCCTCATTGTCTTTACAATCGTCGTTGGCATAGTTTTCACCATCGTGACAGTCATTGGTGTTATTCGTTTACCGGACGTGTATACGAGGGCGCATGCTGCTTCTAAGAGTGCGACGCTCGGTGTGCTCAGTATTCTGTTAGGCGTGTTTTTTCACTTTTGGTTGAAAGAAGGACATTTCAGTATACAACTCCTTCTTGCAATTGCATTTCTGTTTATTACCTCTCCGATTGGTGGACATCTAATGAGCCGAGCAGCTTATATATCAGGTGTAAAGCCGACAAAGCTTACTGTCGGGGATGATCTTGCTGAAGTTGTAAAACAAGCAAAATCGAAGAATTCTTCAACACATCAGAAAGAAGACTAA